The following nucleotide sequence is from Alkalihalobacillus sp. LMS39.
CTGGCGATTTTTGCAATGGTCATTTCAACGGTCGTTCGCTTAATAACACCAATATTAATCGGGGTTTATGCATTAAATAATGTCATATATGAACGAAATCTAGATAGCTTGCGAAATGTTGTATTGCTTATTGCTGGATTGTATATTTTATCTTGGATTGCAAATACCTTTCGAATTCGTTGGATGAATAAATTAGGTCAAAATGTCATATATGATTTACGGCAAAGTTTATTTAAACATATTCAACGGCTATCACACCGCTTTTTTGATCAAAGATCAGCTGGTTCGATTTTAGTTCGAATAACAAATGATGTGAATTCACTGCAAGATTTGTTTACCAATGGAGTTATCAATTTATTAATGGATATTTTATTGCTCGTTGGTATTATTGTCATCTTGTTTTTCTATAGCCCAGAGCTAACATTAGCCATCATGGTCATTCTTCCGATTATGTTTTTTATCTCTACGAAACTACGAAGAAAGATTCGACGCTCATGGCAAAATGTGAGGGTGATACAATCTCATATCAATTCACATTTAAATGAAAGTATCCAAGGGATCCGAGTTACTCAATCTTATACGCAAGAAAAAGAAAACATGAGTTTCTTTAATGATATGAATGAAAAAAACTTCCAAGCTTGGCGAAATGCGACCCAGCAAAATGCTTTGTTTCGACCGTTTGTCGAGATGTCCAATGCATTTGGTACGGTTATATTAATTTGGTATGGCGTCCATTTAATTCAAACAGGTAATATTAATGTAGGAATCTTTGTTACATTCGCATTTTATTTAGGAATGTTTTGGGAGCCGATTTCTCGATTAGGTCAAGTGTACAATCAACTTCTTGTTGGTATGGCATCTTCAGAAAGAATATTTGAATTTCTAGATGAAAAGCCTTCAGTTCCTGAAAAAAAGAATGCTGTAGATTTAAAGAAAATTACCGGTCATATTCAGTTTGAAAATGTTGAGTTTGCTTATGATGAAAATCGAAAAGCATTAAACAATATTAATCTAGAAATGAAAGCCGGAGAGACAGTTGCTTTAGTTGGACATACAGGCTCTGGAAAAACGACGATCGTGAATTTAATTACTAGATTTTATGATCCGACTAGTGGGAAAGTAAAAATCGATGGCCAGGATTTAAAGGATATTACTCTAGATAGCATCCGGTCCCAAGTGAGCATCGTTCTTCAAGACACGTTTATTTTCTCAGGAACAATTATGGAAAATATTCGTTTTGGTCGTCCTGATGCGACCGATGAGGAAGTCATTCATGCCGCAGAAATGGTTGGGGCTAGTCAATTTATTACCCGATTAAAAAATGGCTATCAAACTGAAGTAGAAGAGAGAGGGAATATTTTATCGGTCGGAGAAAGACAACTATTGTCGTTTGCTCGTGCGTTGTTGGCTGATCCGCAAATTTTAATATTAGACGAAGCTACAGCAAGCATCGATACTGAGACAGAGCAAATTATTCAAAAAGCATTAAACACTTTATTAAAAGGTCGTACTGCTATTATGATCGCCCACCGTTTATCGACGATCCGTGAGGCTGATAATATTATTGTTTTAGATCACGGAGAAATTATGGAGCAAGGAAACCATAACGAACTTATGAAACAAAAAGGACGTTACTATCATCTTGTTCAAGCACAATTTGACGCCCTTCATGTAGGATAAAGAAAAACGCGAGAGCGTCTTTTCTTTCAAGCGAAGTGCGGAGCCTTCGATCTTTTAGAATAAGCTTTCAAAACTTCACTGCTAGACCAAAACTTTTTTACTTTATTATCTGTTAAAAATGACCATCGTTCAAAAGAAAAAAACGCCTATCAAATTTGATAGGCGTTTTTTTCAGAAAACATAGTACGATAGTTCAGGTGAAAAAGTATAGATTTATAAATTGTAAGCGATTTCTATAGTCGGACTATTCAGAATCATTTACAATAAAATAGGAGTTCCCTATCATTTGGAAGGAGTGAAAATAACATGAGTGGTATTTTACTTGCTGTCATTGGAATTGCCGTATTTACATTAGGATATCGGTATTATTCAAAATTTATCGCAGAAAAAATTTACCGTCTTGATCCAGATTTTGTTACACCTGCCCATCAATATAAGGATGGGAAAGATTTTGTTCCAACGAATAAATTCGTCTTATGGGGTCACCACTTCACTTCTGTTGCTGGAGCTGCTCCTATCGTCGGTCCAGCCATTGCTGTCTATTGGGGCTGGTTACCTGCATTATTATGGGTTTTATTAGGGACTGTTTTTGCTGCTGGTGTTCATGACTTTGGAGCGCTTGTGTTATCTGTTCGAAACAAAGGGCAATCGGTCGGGACTTTGGCACATCGCCTCATTGGCCGAAATGCTAAGCTTTTATTTTTATTCATCATTTTAATTTTAGTACTTATGGTTAACGCTGTATTTGCTTGGGTTATTTCTAATTTATTCATTTTATTCCCGTCTGCTGTATTAGCTGTATTTATACAAATTCCACTCGCTATATGGATTGGTTATCATGTATATAAAAAACAAGGGAATATGTTGTTACCATCAGTTATTGCGTTGGCTGTCATGTATGCGACAGCGATTATCGCTAGCCGCGTTCCTGCACTACAAATTGACCTTGTCAGTTATTTTGGCGGGGAAGGGAATGTTGTTGCTTTTGGATTAGACGGAGTTGCCATGGCATTTTTCGTTTGGATTATGATTTTAATGGTTTATGTGTATATCGCCTCAACCTTACCTGTGTGGAAGTTATTACAACCACGTGACTATATTAACTCTCATCAATTAGTTGTTGGGCTACTCATTTTATACTTAGGATTATTTTTATCCAATCCACAGGTGACAGCACCAATGACAAATGGAACAACAGATACATCCTGGTTTCCGTTATTGTTTATAACGATTGCATGTGGAGCCATCTCTGGATTCCATGGGCTTGTTTCCTCAGGAACGACGTCAAAACAATTGAATAAAGAAACAGATGCTCGTTTCGTCGGATATTTAGGGGCTGTTGGAGAAGGGGCTCTTGCATTAATTGTGATTATTGCTGTTTCCACGTTTTTTGCTACTTCGGGTGATTTTTTAGCAACTTATAATAGCTTCGGAGCAGCAAGCTCAGGCGGTCTCGGAAATTTCATTGCCGCTGCGGGGCAACTTGCAACTGGATTAGCTATTCCAGCTGATATTGCTTCTACAATTGTTGCTGTGATCGTCGTAAGTTTTGCCGCTACGACTTTAGATACTTCTGTTCGCCTAATGCGATATATTATTGCCGAACTTGGAACGGAATATAAAATACCGGCGATTTCTAAAACACATGTCGCAACATCCATTGCTGTTGTTTCCA
It contains:
- a CDS encoding ABC transporter ATP-binding protein, which codes for MIKKEKPRHRFHYSVDSAIEKPFNWLQMMRLFSYLKPYRTNLLPLAIFAMVISTVVRLITPILIGVYALNNVIYERNLDSLRNVVLLIAGLYILSWIANTFRIRWMNKLGQNVIYDLRQSLFKHIQRLSHRFFDQRSAGSILVRITNDVNSLQDLFTNGVINLLMDILLLVGIIVILFFYSPELTLAIMVILPIMFFISTKLRRKIRRSWQNVRVIQSHINSHLNESIQGIRVTQSYTQEKENMSFFNDMNEKNFQAWRNATQQNALFRPFVEMSNAFGTVILIWYGVHLIQTGNINVGIFVTFAFYLGMFWEPISRLGQVYNQLLVGMASSERIFEFLDEKPSVPEKKNAVDLKKITGHIQFENVEFAYDENRKALNNINLEMKAGETVALVGHTGSGKTTIVNLITRFYDPTSGKVKIDGQDLKDITLDSIRSQVSIVLQDTFIFSGTIMENIRFGRPDATDEEVIHAAEMVGASQFITRLKNGYQTEVEERGNILSVGERQLLSFARALLADPQILILDEATASIDTETEQIIQKALNTLLKGRTAIMIAHRLSTIREADNIIVLDHGEIMEQGNHNELMKQKGRYYHLVQAQFDALHVG
- a CDS encoding carbon starvation protein A, whose translation is MSGILLAVIGIAVFTLGYRYYSKFIAEKIYRLDPDFVTPAHQYKDGKDFVPTNKFVLWGHHFTSVAGAAPIVGPAIAVYWGWLPALLWVLLGTVFAAGVHDFGALVLSVRNKGQSVGTLAHRLIGRNAKLLFLFIILILVLMVNAVFAWVISNLFILFPSAVLAVFIQIPLAIWIGYHVYKKQGNMLLPSVIALAVMYATAIIASRVPALQIDLVSYFGGEGNVVAFGLDGVAMAFFVWIMILMVYVYIASTLPVWKLLQPRDYINSHQLVVGLLILYLGLFLSNPQVTAPMTNGTTDTSWFPLLFITIACGAISGFHGLVSSGTTSKQLNKETDARFVGYLGAVGEGALALIVIIAVSTFFATSGDFLATYNSFGAASSGGLGNFIAAAGQLATGLAIPADIASTIVAVIVVSFAATTLDTSVRLMRYIIAELGTEYKIPAISKTHVATSIAVVSSAALVLLPEGPNGFGSGGYLLWPLFGTANQLLAGITLLLITIWLKLQKRNFLPTLLPMLFILAMTLWAMGKQVIFDWSGLSGGEANILLFVFGSIILVFALWILLVSFSTLAKNRDYDDIDKSA